Genomic segment of Malus domestica chromosome 15, GDT2T_hap1:
ttcaaaaataaacccacaccaaaaataatttaaacaagcaacaaaataaaaatgacaatcatggcaaaataaaactacagaaaatggaaggtttttagaaacgcaaaattgattgtggagcaattcaaaaatcttccttatttgaatacatgggttgcctcccaagaagcgctttctttaacgtcttgcagccggacgatacctcatTTTAAGCTCCATTAGGGCTTACGGCATGGAGAGGTATTTCCTCCACGATATGCTCCTCAAACAGgtcgtaatagggcttcaaacgatgcccattcaccttaAATTCATGGCCGGTTTTCATGCTTTGGACTTGGACTACACCATgggaaaaaacattagtaataacaaagggGCCAATCCACTTAGAGCGTAACTTACCGGGGAATAACCGAAAGCGAGAATCAAAGAGAAGCACTTTCTGCCCCTTGGAGAATGTCTTTGTACGAAGCATCTTGTCATGATACACCTTGGTCTTATCCTTGTAAATCCGAGCATTCTCGTACGCCTCGTGCCTAATCTCCTCGAGTTCATttaattggagctttctatgcACCCCGGTAGCATCTATATCCATGTTGAAGGTCTTCACAACCCAATGTGCTTTGTGCTCTAACTCGACGGGCAAATGACATGGCTTACCATAGATGAGCCAAAAAGGGGACATGCCAAGGGGAGTTTTGTAGGCCGTACgataagcccacaatgcatcgtctaagcgcaagctccaatccttccttttTGGCCCCACAGTTTTCTcaaggatttgcttgatctctctgtttgaaacctcggcttgcccattggtctgaggatgataaggtgttgaaaccttatgtGTAACGTTGTACTTTTTTAGCAAAGCCTcaatggttcgattacaaaagtgggatcctccatcactaatgagaactctaggcattccaaacctagcaaaaatgttagttttcacaaaatctgcaacaaccttagaatcgttagtatgggtggcttttgcttccacccattttgaaacgtaatcaacagctagcaagatataagtgaaaccataagatggagggaaaggacccatgaaatcaataccccaaacgtcaaaaatttcaacaaaggaTAGGGGTTGCTGTGGCATTTAATCCTTGGTACCTATGTTTCCCATTCTTTGGCACCGATCACACGTTAGACAAtaagttctagcatctttaaacaacgtgggccaataaaatccacattcaagAACATTTAATGCCgttctttgagtgccaaaaTGTCCACCACAAGCATAAGTATGACAAAATCTTATAATCGAAAGAAATTCACAATCATGCACACATCTAAGCAAAATCTGATCAGAgcaatacttccacaaatagggatcatcccaaacatagAAACGTGCATCTTTTCGAAGTTTATCACATTGGTGCTTGGTgagagtgctaggaacttgtttagacACTATGTAACTCACTAGATCGGCATACCATAGTTCACTTACCTCAATGGACAGCAGCTGCTCATCGAGGAAAGTTTCAGGGATAGGCAGGTTATGCTCATGCTCCTCATGGACCAttcggctcaagtggtcagccaccacattctcgcttcctttcttgtcttggatttcgatgtcaaactcttgaagaagaagcatccaaTGAATGAGCCTCGgttttgcttccttcttcatTAGTAAGTACTttaaagctgcatgatcagtataAACAATCACTTAGTTCCAATTAAGTaagatcgaaatttatctaaagcaaagacaacagctagaagttctttttccgttgtggagtagttcaattgggcATCATTGAGAGTCTGAGAGGCATAGTATATAACATGCGGCTGCTTGTCTTTtctttgccccaaaacagcaccTAATGCATAGTCggatgcatcgcacataagctcgaaaggaAGGCTCCAACCGGGAGGAACAATGATAGGGGCTGAAGTGAGCTTCTCTTTGAGCTGCTTGAATGCTGATTCACACTCCTCATCAAACTGGAAGGGCACATCTTTTTGAAGCAATCGGCAAATGGGGTTGGATATtttggaaaaatccttgatgaaacgCCTGTAGaaccctgcatggccaagaaacgaacgaacctctctaaccgaagtatgagagggtaagtgacgtacacggtctattttttatttatctacttcaattcctttttctgaaacaatatggcctaaaactataccttgtttaaccataaagtggcatttttcccaattcaacaCAAGGTTAATTTTAACATATCGTTTCAAGATCAAGGTCAGATTATCcaaacaattatcaaaagaCTCCCCAAAtacactgaaatcatccataaatacctcaattatcttctcaacataatcggagaatatacttaccatacacctttggaaaGTGGCAGGTGCGTTGcataggccgaatggcatgcgacgataggcaaaagttccaaagggacatgtgaatGTGGTCTTCTCTTGGTCATCCGGTGCtatcacaatttggttatatccagaatatccatcaagaaaacaataaaaagcacgacctgctaacctttcaagcatttggtcgATGAATGGCAAAGGAAAGTGATCTTTCCTCGTTGtagcgtttagcttcctatagtcaatacaaacacgcCATCCGGTTTGAATTCATGTAGGTACCAACTCGTTCTCATCATTCTTGACAACAGTAACTCCAGACTTCTTGGGAACGACTTGAACTGGtgaaacccaatggctatcGGAGATAGGATAGATCACGCCACAATCTAAGAGCTtgattatttccttcttcacaacttccatcataggaaggttgagacggcgttgagcctctcgggGTGGTTTAGTCCCCTCCTCAAGAAGTATGCggtgcatgcaagtggtggggctaattcccctaatgtcggccaaggtccaccccatggctgttttgtgctctcGTAGCACTCTCACAAGCTTTTCTTCCTCATGTGTCAtgagacttgaagaaacaatgacgggcaatgtctcatcatctcccaaaaacacatatttcaaatggtcCGGCAACGGCTTAAGTTCAAGAGTAGGTGCCTGATCAACAGAAGGTAACATCTTAGTAGAaactgaacttgaaattgagAGCGGAACCTTACCATATTGTTGTGGAAGCGACTCAAGGGTAGCCACAACCTCCACAACTTCCTCATTAAAGGGCACGACATTGGGCTCCCCAATTTGGTCGTGGGTTTGCATTGCCCCAAGTTCTTGGTTTTTTAGTTCTATGCCCTTCGTAATGGCTATTTCAAGGGCATCCTCGTTCAATTCCTCAAGATACTCCTACGCCAAAGAATCAATaacatcaatagaaaagcaagagtGATCATCAACAGGATATCTcatagtttcagaaatattaaaattgataacttccccatcaaattccatcgtcaaaGTTCCTTTGTATACATCAATCTTTGTACGGgttgtcttcatgaatggcctacCAAGAAGAATCGGCAAAGAGGTGGAATGGATTGAATCTTCCATGtctaaaacataaaaatcaGCTGGAAAGATCAAATGGTTCACCTGTACtaaaacatcatccaaaacaccttttgggtaTCCGTTAGAACGATCagccaattgtataatcacaccatcctttttcaattcacccaagttcatagatgcatatatagagtaaggcatgacatttatagatacacctaaatctagcattgCATTTTCAAATCGAGTATTGCCAATCACACAAGGAATCGTAAAACTTCTGGGGTCtttgcatttagtgggcagtttacgTTGCAATACGGCTgaaacattttcacttaccttaacTACCTCTTTGTTCGACATTCTTCTCTTGGTTGTGCATAACTCTTTGAGAAATTTGGCATATTtcgggacttgtttaattgcctCAAGGAGTGGAATGTTTACTTGCACTTTCCGGAATGTTTCAAGAATGTCCTTCTCACTCTCATCTTTCTTCGATTGCAtgaacctacgaggaaaaggaaCATGAGTCAGATTAGTATTAAGTGAATTTGAACTCAACTTACCTTGTTTGGCCGATTTAGGAATGATAGGGGCCTGGGGCAACGGTTGATTCACTCTTTCCGTGGGTGTGCTAGTGCTCCCCTCCTCATTTTGCAggttttcatcctctttttggGCAGATTTAGGAGTGTCGGACTCacttccaacttcttttccactacgCAACATGATGGCTTTGGCGGATTCGAATCCGCCCTTTGGATTCACATTTGTTGAACTTGGTAACTTGCCTTGTTCTCTACTGAATTGCCCCATGAATtcagccatttgtcccatttgttttttcaaatcttccacctccttggcttgattttgcatgccCTGCGCCACATTGGTTAGCAATTGAACAAGTTGATCATTATCCATGGGCGAACTTGTTCTCGGTTGGGCCGGGGGTGGTTGATTTTGTTGATATGGTCGTGGGAACCCAGGGGGTTTTGCCTAAATCCCCCTTGTTGTGCAGGTTGTTGGGGCTCTCTCCACTTCATATTAGGGTGATCTCTCCATCCGGGGTTGTATGTGTTCGAGTATGGATCGTATCTGGTTTAATTTTAGCCTTGGAATCCAAtagcattggcagattcccatccaccattctcgatCAACTGAGGGCATTTCTCAGATGGATGCCCTTGAATGGAGCACACGGTGCAAACTTGATTTTCTTGTGGTTTTGACCCAATTACAACCTGAGACACAAGAGAGGTAAGATTAGAAAGTTGTGATTGAATTTCAGAAATTGCATTTACCTCATTCACACTATGTTGCCGTGGGccttctctttgtccaacaccctcatattgttgtgcattgtgTGCTCGGTTTGCAATTAAAGTTTTGGCAGCCACCGGAGTCATGTCAACCAACGCACCACCCGCCAatgcatctagcatttgacgttcaatggggaggagtccttcgtagaagtattgaatgagcagctcctccttcatttggtgctgtgaacatgaagcaacaagagtttTATAACATTCATAATATGTGGGAAACGATtcaccttgattttgttgaatcccactaatcttcttcctcaagagaatgactctcgAAGTGGGGAAAAACTTCTCTAAAAACGCCatcttcatgctttcccaagacgtgaccgttccgggtgctaactcataaagccaatctttagccctttccaaaagagagaatggaaaggccttcatcatcaaaatgttcccatcgacattgatgggagtcatgctcgaacaaaccacTTCGAACTCTTTaagatgcttgtttggatcttccatggacagcccatggtatttaggaatgtgatgcaacaagcttgacttcaattcgaactcattGGTCTTGCCTTGAGCAGCCAtagggtattgaatgcaaagggGTGCGGCATTGCCAACCCCGAGGCCGAGAGTtctttgattgtacgattgtccgctgccatgacttcttcttctttttcttcaaattcagattcggcctctgaacttgaactaggttcactaggttctggatccctcttctttcttctcaaagttctttcaaaattGCCGTCGAACTCCGAGATGTTTGCACTAATATGTTGAcaactacgagtcataaactagtacctgaaaataagaaataaacccaATCagcaaactaaaataaaaacacacaaaaataaataaaaagaaacaacgagggattagcaaagttgctaattccccggcaacggcgccaaaatttgatgcaatgaaagttaagcactcaaattaaaccctcttttgacaattgtagtatatgtataagtagggatcgttcttaaaccggggattaggagggcttgctaaaacctctaaacttactcaaaaacataaaaataaattaaaaacgtttgaatagactcaagggactcaaaacagattctaaagactcaaaacaccttaaaaacactcaaaattgcctaaaaacaaagactaggtagtttctgactctaacacaactttggacgaaatttggtttttgacttgactcaaaacactctaaaacacaaacaaaacagattttaacactttgaaacaagaaagtaaaaggggggttttagttttgatgaatttgaaacaaacaaacaaacaacttataaaattagacagattgtaaaacgaatttaagaaatgagatgatggatggattagttagaggtccgttcttcacacatgacacacttgtatatgaatcgatttccaattgcttttcaattaactatgatgctcaacaccccaaattaaccgtgatgcacaaattaaccctcagattttcctttactcattgagttggatgaatgcatgcaacaacccaaatcattctctaaaagtcccctatatgaatgcataatagagatacaatcagagatcattacgttcaatgaaaatcataagtgttgacgaggcaattataactatgaatgcatgatacatttgccaagaattcaattaacgcgattgtgataaacaaccttcactactcatgaatataaacttgtaacgattaggtgaaactcatttatattctagcatctaattcatgcatgaaaactaagtatgcatccttaataaacatacaagaattagttatgaataaaatagataattgaattgcaatcacaacttatcaaatcacaattggaggaaatcaattcaaatctcaagcatgttcatggcttcaaacttccccctaactaaataggggtttagtcactcataattgcaacaaaattagaaagtaataaagtagacattgaaagcaagaacgaagtacacctaaaacgctccaaagttccaagcttgaaacgccaaggacctttgttttcaccaccttgttgtagcacaagtgtctaggatttgtatggatatatggatggaatggatttgcacggctaagagatgaaagtgtatggattggttaGATGAATGAATGGAGGTCACtacaaggaaattgtgtttgtgaatgaaatgaagctcttttgatggatcaagattgtACCCCTTTGGAAGGGGggtggtggatgtatttataggctagggagaggaccactccatttcctttgcatgtgcagatTGCATGGgtgtgtgctgtccatgtttctcctttccttttgcacacacatgcttcatcatttcaaccaccaatccacccattttctgcccatgtttctcctttcctttgcatgtgggtgtgtcttctctttctagctgtgcatttccacctgctccaaagccaaatgagtgcaatcataaccccatttgctgctgagtgttgatgacaaagcaaaacacaaaacaagtgcctttactttctcattttattagccaaatctgcttagcccttttctgaacctttcagtgttacaatgcccataacttcttctagaaacatgatattaacaatccgtaaatttctccagaaaatagacatccatagctttccaagcatataaggctcattctctcattcattcggagctgttcgtaacatgcttccaaagtcagctaatctgcacaggcagttttgacgaatttgttggcTGTCCATGTTTCTTTTTTGCACATGCCTTGTATAATGTTGTCTCCATGTTCTTGTGGCAGAAATGTTAAGTAATGATGAAGGGTTGCTGGTGCACAAGTGTGAAGGATGGTGCTCAAGgcctctttgcatgtgtgtgtatgtccatgtaatcatcatttccacatcttcattcttcattttctgatttcctGCTGCCCATGTCGTGTGTTTCCTTGCAttcccatgtgtgtgtgctgcCATCTAGTCATCATTTCCACATGTACAAGCTGTCACACTTCcacacacacatgctcttcattatttcagccacaaTTCAACTCATTTCctgcccatgccgtgcctttctttCCCATGTGTGTGCTGCCATGCTTTCTTCCATGTGCCGTGCCTTTCTTGCTGctttcttctttgcatgtgtgtgttgtcatctttgtttctcctttgcacatgacatgtgctatccatgtttagatcccctttgcatttgcacacacttgCTTCAACATTTCAGCCACAAACCACTATACTTTCTCTCCATGCCGTGTGTGTGTTGTCTTTGCATGTGGGTGTCTTTGCATGTACCTTGCATGATGTTGTctccatcacatggcagctatgatgtttgttAGTTGTAGGTCACACACTTACACACATATGCTGAATTCTAATcttcccaaaacgtccatcctcatgtctccaagtgcatgcaatccatttcgtcccaaaattgctctaaaatgcaccaaaatgcacttttcttgccatctttgttattaggacctacaaacatacgaaaatggtttaaaacactcttataagcaataactaactaagtaagtgtaagaaaacatattaactaagtcgcataaatatgctcctatcacgctGCTGACTTTTgaatcttgcgactgcggccaaggaaggaacatgtctcggccttcaggttctagagcctgaagacaaggctgctagttctgtgaagttcaatatcaaattcggctttcatgGTGCCTGatgtagtaacctggtaacacctcacttcaccaagaaggctgatgagatgacctttgccaataaggattcgaaaatccttctcgaccgagacttggataggtaatcagtcGGCCGAGAAATagtgatgtttatccaaactgaaggtgctcatTGATCGGTTGATTATACGgctccagtgttgtttatccaaattgaagatatgtcggcagaaaaagaaaataaaaatctcaaggttgttgagaggtttcgtgtAAAGTGAGAGTTTGCTCAGGGCAAtttttgtgttgaattggagggagcCTCGAATATTGCATGGTGTCTTATATTTATATGGACGAGTATACAGTCGATAAGCTCTGAAGTTCCACAATGCTACTAAAACTCTTCCACTATTTAAGCTTTGATCAAATCCCAATCTCTTTAGTGTAATCCGCATACATCTTTATCATGTGCCTATGCGAAGGCAAACAGTATTTCATGATGAGTCCACGTGCTTGAAGAGATGTACTTCCATCTCAAGTAGGACTCTAGGTTTATAACAATAAGCCATGTGGGCTTGTCTCTGCCTCAAATGTCGCATGCATGCCGATCTCCATGCAATCTTCATTAATTCACATGGAAATTCACAAACCAACTCAATTTGATTGTGAGTCAACCACTCATCACCTGCAGCTCTGTACCTAAGCAAGATAAGCACCCACTATTTATCAGAACGTACACCTTTGACCAAAATGTCTTTCATCCCAATCACTTCACTTCCATGCATGTCATTTATTTTCACCTTTATTTCACTTGCTGACTATTATAACCCTTATTCAACACATTAATATTCACATCCAAT
This window contains:
- the LOC139191868 gene encoding uncharacterized protein, encoding MDNDQLVQLLTNVAQGMQNQAKEVEDLKKQMGQMAEFMGQFSREQGKLPSSTNVNPKGGFESAKAIMLRSGKEVGSESDTPKSAQKEDENLQNEEGSTSTPTERVNQPLPQAPIIPKSAKQGKLSSNSLNTNLTHVPFPRRFMQSKKDESEKDILETFRKVQVNIPLLEAIKQVPKYAKFLKELCTTKRRMSNKEVVKDGVIIQLADRSNGYPKGVLDDVLVQEYLEELNEDALEIAITKGIELKNQELGAMQTHDQIGEPNVVPFNEEVVEVVATLESLPQQYGKVPLSISSSVSTKMLPSVDQAPTLELKPLPDHLKYVFLGDDETLPVIVSSSLMTHEEEKLVRVLREHKTAMGWTLADIRGISPTTCMHRILLEEGTKPPREAQRRLNLPMMEVVKKEIIKLLDCGVIYPISDSHWVSPVQVVPKKSGVTVVKNDENELIIEVFMDDFSVFGESFDNCLDNLTLILKRYVKINLVLNWEKCHFMVKQGFYRRFIKDFSKISNPICRLLQKDVPFQFDEECESAFKQLKEKLTSAPIIVPPGWSLPFELMCDASDYALGAVLGQRKDKQPHVIYYASQTLNDAQLNYSTTEKELLAVVFALDKFRSYLIGTK
- the LOC139191869 gene encoding uncharacterized protein encodes the protein MAAQGKTNEFELKSSLLHHIPKYHGLSMEDPNKHLKEFEVVCSSMTPINVDGNILMMKAFPFSLLERAKDWLYELAPGTVTSWESMKMAFLEKFFPTSRVILLRKKISGIQQNQGESFPTYYECYKTLVASCSQHQMKEELLIQYFYEGLLPIERQMLDALAGGALVDMTPVAAKTLIANRAHNAQQYEGVGQREGPRQHSVNEVNAISEIQSQLSNLTSLVSQVVIGSKPQENQVCTVCSIQGHPSEKCPQLIENGGWESANAIGFQG